Proteins encoded by one window of Superficieibacter sp. HKU1:
- a CDS encoding bifunctional diguanylate cyclase/phosphodiesterase, producing the protein MPVNHYDQILVVVSFIVAILASYTALNMAGRVADTAGKSAYIWLTGGGFAMGTGIWAMHFIGMLAMELAMSQRYDPVLTTLSLGIAISSSLFALWLVSAERLRLRRLIPGALIMGTGIVTMHYTGMAALQVSEPIVWDLFWVGVSILIAMLASLVALWLTFRLRREAAQVAVLRAGAALLMGVAIAGMHYTGMMAAHFSAHTHTLHQGMNGNWLAVLVSVMALAILAITLIVSMLDARLQARTSLLASSLAQANRELAEMALHDTLTRLPNRILLQDRLEQAIRKADREASSFALMFMDLDGFKNVNDGYGHDIGDKLLIDVTARLHTILNGQYTLARIGGDEFVLLAESKTPEEAASLASALVSVVDRPFNLEPYEIMVTLSVGITLYPYDGQNERELMFNADAAMYHTKHMGRNGYHFFQPSMNQLAQTQLQLMNDLWQAMERKELRLYYQPKFQAPAGPVIGFEALLRWQHPKQGLLTPEIFLPLAEKTGLIVPVGNWVIDEACRQLREWHLQGNTDWSVAVNLSTLQFEQSSLVKTVMDSLERHKVSPEMLILEVTETTAMSNPDESVRILTALTRLGVKASIDDFGTGYSSLLYLKRLPACELKIDKAFVNELSGEGEDVTIVSAIVALAKTLDLKVVAEGVETEMQRQFLTALGCNTLQGYLLGKPVTADAVMTFTHSLK; encoded by the coding sequence ATGCCGGTTAACCACTACGACCAAATCCTCGTTGTTGTCTCTTTTATCGTTGCCATTCTGGCGTCTTACACCGCTCTGAATATGGCAGGGAGAGTGGCCGATACTGCCGGTAAAAGCGCTTACATCTGGCTGACAGGCGGCGGTTTCGCGATGGGAACCGGCATCTGGGCGATGCACTTTATTGGCATGCTGGCAATGGAGCTGGCCATGAGTCAGCGTTACGATCCTGTTCTGACGACTCTCTCGCTGGGTATTGCCATCAGTTCATCCCTTTTCGCCCTCTGGCTGGTCAGCGCCGAGCGGCTACGACTCCGCCGCCTGATCCCCGGCGCCCTGATTATGGGGACGGGCATCGTCACCATGCATTACACCGGTATGGCCGCCCTTCAGGTCTCAGAGCCTATCGTCTGGGATCTTTTCTGGGTGGGGGTTTCAATACTGATTGCCATGCTGGCCTCGCTGGTGGCGCTTTGGCTTACGTTCAGGCTTCGCCGCGAGGCCGCACAGGTTGCCGTTTTGCGTGCGGGTGCCGCGTTGCTGATGGGGGTTGCGATTGCGGGCATGCACTATACCGGCATGATGGCCGCGCATTTTTCTGCCCATACGCATACTCTTCACCAGGGCATGAATGGCAACTGGCTCGCCGTGCTGGTCAGCGTAATGGCGCTGGCTATTCTGGCCATTACGCTGATCGTTTCCATGCTCGATGCCCGCCTGCAGGCTCGCACCTCTTTGCTGGCCTCCTCGCTGGCGCAGGCCAATCGTGAACTGGCTGAAATGGCGCTCCACGATACGCTAACGCGGTTACCCAACCGCATTCTGCTGCAGGATCGTCTTGAACAGGCGATCCGTAAAGCAGATCGTGAAGCATCGTCGTTTGCGCTGATGTTCATGGACCTGGATGGCTTTAAGAATGTTAACGATGGCTACGGGCATGATATCGGCGACAAGCTGCTCATCGACGTCACCGCTCGTCTGCATACCATCCTGAACGGGCAATATACCCTGGCACGTATTGGCGGCGATGAGTTTGTTCTGCTTGCGGAGAGTAAAACACCGGAAGAAGCGGCTTCGCTGGCAAGCGCGCTGGTGAGCGTGGTCGATCGGCCATTCAATCTGGAACCGTACGAAATTATGGTGACACTTAGCGTAGGCATCACGCTCTATCCTTACGATGGCCAGAATGAGCGCGAATTAATGTTTAACGCAGATGCGGCGATGTATCACACCAAACATATGGGTCGTAATGGTTATCATTTTTTTCAGCCGTCAATGAATCAACTGGCACAGACGCAACTGCAACTGATGAATGATTTATGGCAGGCGATGGAGCGAAAAGAACTGCGGCTCTATTATCAGCCCAAATTTCAGGCTCCGGCGGGGCCGGTCATCGGTTTCGAGGCCTTACTCCGCTGGCAACATCCAAAACAGGGGCTGTTAACACCGGAAATTTTTCTGCCGCTGGCAGAAAAAACCGGTCTCATTGTGCCTGTTGGAAACTGGGTTATCGACGAAGCCTGCCGGCAATTGCGCGAGTGGCATTTACAGGGAAACACAGACTGGTCGGTCGCAGTAAATCTTTCGACGCTACAGTTTGAACAATCCTCGCTGGTGAAGACGGTAATGGATAGCCTTGAGCGCCATAAGGTTTCCCCGGAAATGCTGATACTGGAAGTGACAGAAACGACGGCCATGAGCAATCCGGATGAAAGTGTGCGCATACTTACCGCACTTACGCGGCTGGGCGTCAAAGCGTCAATTGATGATTTTGGTACTGGCTACTCCAGTCTGCTCTACCTTAAGCGACTACCGGCCTGCGAACTGAAGATTGATAAGGCGTTCGTTAATGAACTGAGCGGCGAAGGAGAAGATGTCACCATCGTTTCCGCGATTGTCGCGCTGGCGAAAACGCTGGATCTGAAAGTTGTCGCGGAAGGCGTGGAAACGGAAATGCAGCGGCAATTTTTGACAGCGTTGGGTTGCAATACGTTACAGGGCTATTTGCTCGGCAAACCTGTAACCGCAGACGCGGTCATGACATTTACCCACAGCCTGAAATAG
- a CDS encoding efflux RND transporter periplasmic adaptor subunit yields MTIHARTTLLSGLIISAALLAGCDDEGKQQPQLPAPQVTVHVVKSAPLTVTTELPGRTSAFRIAEVRPQVNGIILSRNFTEGSDIEAGQSLYQIDPATYQAAWDSAKSDLAKSEAAANIAHLTVKRYAPLLGTKYISQQEYDQAVADARQADAGVLAAKAAVETARINLAYTKVTSPISGRIGKSFVTEGALVTNGQANALATVQQLDPIYVDVTQSSNDFMRLKQASLQKGNEASSVELVMENGQPYAEKGTLQFSDVTVDENTGSITLRAIFPNPQHQLLPGMFVRARIDEGVQPDAILVPQQGVTRTPRGDATVLVVNSENKVELRNVTAPQAIGDKWLISSGLKEGDKVIVSGLQKAAPGATVKAVADDEPAAVKPAQ; encoded by the coding sequence ATGACGATCCACGCCAGGACTACACTCCTTTCCGGTTTAATCATCTCTGCCGCTCTGCTTGCAGGGTGTGATGATGAAGGGAAACAACAGCCGCAGTTGCCGGCTCCGCAGGTCACAGTGCATGTTGTGAAAAGCGCTCCTTTGACAGTCACAACTGAACTGCCAGGCCGCACCTCCGCGTTTCGTATCGCCGAAGTCCGCCCGCAGGTGAACGGCATTATTCTGTCACGTAATTTTACGGAGGGCAGCGACATTGAGGCCGGGCAATCACTCTATCAGATCGATCCGGCGACATATCAGGCTGCCTGGGATAGCGCCAAAAGCGATCTCGCAAAAAGTGAAGCCGCCGCTAACATCGCGCATCTGACGGTTAAACGCTACGCGCCATTGTTGGGAACCAAATACATCAGCCAGCAGGAATACGATCAGGCAGTGGCGGATGCTCGCCAGGCTGACGCTGGCGTTCTGGCCGCAAAAGCGGCCGTCGAAACCGCGCGTATTAACCTGGCTTACACCAAAGTTACCTCGCCGATTAGCGGTCGCATCGGTAAATCCTTCGTAACCGAAGGCGCGCTGGTGACAAACGGTCAGGCCAATGCGCTGGCTACCGTGCAGCAGTTAGATCCTATCTACGTCGATGTAACACAATCAAGCAACGATTTTATGCGCCTTAAGCAGGCCAGCCTGCAGAAAGGTAATGAGGCCAGCAGCGTTGAACTGGTGATGGAGAATGGTCAGCCTTACGCCGAGAAAGGCACCCTTCAGTTCTCCGATGTGACGGTCGATGAAAACACCGGCTCCATTACGCTGCGTGCTATTTTCCCGAATCCTCAACACCAGCTGCTGCCGGGGATGTTTGTCCGTGCGCGTATTGATGAAGGTGTTCAGCCAGATGCCATCCTGGTGCCACAGCAGGGCGTAACCCGTACCCCACGCGGCGATGCCACGGTACTGGTGGTCAATAGCGAAAATAAAGTTGAGCTGCGTAACGTTACGGCTCCGCAGGCGATTGGCGATAAGTGGCTGATCAGCAGCGGTTTGAAAGAAGGTGACAAAGTCATTGTCAGCGGGCTACAAAAAGCCGCGCCGGGCGCTACCGTCAAGGCTGTGGCCGACGATGAACCTGCTGCGGTTAAACCAGCACAATAA
- the envR gene encoding acrEF/envCD operon transcriptional regulator codes for MARKTKAEALKTRQMLIESAIEQFARNGVANTTLTDIADAAGVTRGAVYWHFTSKIDIFNAIWEQQAPLRDIIYHQTKEDIHDNPLIHLRNQFVIALQYIAADNRLRALMQILYHRCEFIDDMMPEEEIRKKIGFSYENVRRVLKESIAAGVLPTDININIVLVMLHGFFSGVIKNWLMAPEKFDLYRHAPELVDNIMLAVKATSTCPVMEDAIAC; via the coding sequence ATGGCGAGGAAAACGAAAGCAGAAGCACTCAAAACCCGACAGATGCTGATCGAGTCTGCTATTGAGCAGTTCGCCCGTAATGGGGTAGCAAACACCACGCTGACGGACATTGCTGATGCCGCAGGCGTCACCCGCGGTGCCGTCTACTGGCACTTCACCAGTAAAATTGACATCTTTAATGCTATCTGGGAACAACAGGCACCGTTGCGGGATATCATTTATCATCAAACCAAAGAAGATATTCATGATAATCCGCTGATACATTTACGTAACCAGTTTGTTATCGCATTACAATATATTGCAGCGGATAACCGTCTGCGCGCATTAATGCAAATTTTGTATCACCGATGCGAATTTATTGATGACATGATGCCTGAAGAGGAAATTCGCAAGAAAATTGGTTTTAGTTACGAAAATGTACGGCGGGTGTTAAAGGAATCGATAGCGGCGGGTGTGCTTCCGACAGATATTAACATCAATATTGTATTAGTTATGTTGCATGGTTTTTTTAGCGGTGTAATAAAAAACTGGCTAATGGCACCGGAGAAGTTTGACCTTTATCGCCACGCGCCAGAGCTGGTGGATAATATCATGCTGGCCGTGAAAGCCACATCCACCTGCCCGGTGATGGAGGACGCCATCGCCTGCTAA